A region from the Pseudomonas sp. P8_229 genome encodes:
- a CDS encoding ATP-binding protein — protein MSEHSNRRILLIDDMPSIHEDFRKILAPAAAQSQELDEMEAALFGAQTRPQRPLFELDCAYGGEEGLGKLMQALQEQRPYALAFVDMRMPDGWDGAKTIEHLWQQDSLLQVVVCTAYSDYSWDELLERLQAHDRLLILKKPFDNIEVQQMANTLLTKWQMTERASLQMHHLEHLVDQRTAQFKQASEELQREIDERKQLESQLVQSEKLASLGQMAAGVAHEINNPIGFISSNLGTLDGYFKQLLSVLDAWQTLGHTPDSESVARLEQLRKDVDLDFLLEDIPVLIRESKEGIGRVGQIVKDLKDFSRVDTHQQWQWANLQQGIESTLNIVASELKYKADLIKEYQPLPDIECLPSQINQVIMNLVVNAAQAMGPERGTITLRTGQQQDTAWVEVADTGAGIAPDILQKIFDPFFTTKPVGQGTGLGLSLSYGIVKKHGGDISVRSEPGVGTTFRVELPMRQSRPAA, from the coding sequence ATGAGCGAGCATTCGAACCGCCGCATTCTGCTGATCGACGACATGCCGTCGATTCATGAAGACTTCCGCAAGATTCTCGCGCCGGCTGCCGCGCAATCGCAGGAACTGGACGAAATGGAAGCCGCCCTGTTCGGTGCGCAGACCCGCCCCCAGCGCCCGCTGTTCGAGCTCGATTGCGCCTATGGCGGCGAGGAAGGCCTGGGCAAACTGATGCAGGCCCTGCAGGAACAACGCCCCTACGCGCTGGCCTTTGTCGACATGCGCATGCCCGACGGCTGGGACGGCGCGAAAACCATCGAGCATCTCTGGCAACAGGATTCGCTGTTGCAGGTGGTGGTCTGTACCGCCTATTCGGATTATTCCTGGGATGAACTGCTGGAACGTCTGCAGGCGCATGACCGGTTGCTGATTCTGAAAAAGCCGTTCGACAACATCGAAGTGCAGCAGATGGCCAACACCCTGCTGACCAAATGGCAGATGACGGAACGCGCCTCGTTGCAGATGCATCACCTGGAACATCTGGTCGATCAGCGCACCGCTCAGTTCAAGCAGGCCAGCGAAGAGCTGCAGCGAGAAATCGATGAACGCAAGCAACTGGAAAGTCAGCTGGTGCAGTCGGAAAAGCTCGCTTCACTGGGGCAAATGGCAGCCGGCGTGGCCCATGAAATCAATAATCCGATCGGCTTCATCTCCTCCAACCTCGGCACCCTCGACGGCTACTTCAAACAATTGCTGAGCGTACTCGATGCCTGGCAGACGCTGGGACACACGCCGGACAGCGAGTCCGTGGCCCGGCTTGAGCAACTGCGCAAAGACGTCGATCTGGATTTTCTGCTCGAAGACATCCCGGTGCTGATCCGCGAATCCAAGGAAGGCATTGGCCGCGTCGGGCAGATCGTGAAGGACCTCAAGGATTTCTCCCGGGTCGATACCCATCAGCAATGGCAGTGGGCCAATCTGCAACAAGGTATAGAGTCGACCCTTAACATCGTCGCCAGTGAACTCAAGTACAAGGCCGACCTGATCAAGGAATATCAGCCGCTGCCGGACATCGAATGCCTGCCGTCGCAAATCAATCAGGTGATCATGAACCTGGTGGTCAACGCCGCTCAGGCCATGGGCCCCGAGCGCGGCACCATCACCTTGCGCACCGGGCAACAACAAGACACGGCCTGGGTGGAAGTCGCGGACACCGGCGCGGGGATCGCGCCAGACATCCTGCAGAAAATCTTCGATCCGTTTTTCACCACCAAACCGGTCGGCCAGGGCACCGGACTTGGCCTGTCGCTGTCCTACGGCATCGTCAAAAAACACGGTGGCGACATTTCGGTACGCAGCGAACCGGGCGTGGGCACGACCTTTCGCGTCGAGTTGCCGATGCGCCAGAGCCGGCCCGCGGCCTGA
- a CDS encoding carbon-nitrogen hydrolase family protein, with protein sequence MKVELAQLAGRDQDTAYNLERALAAIAACAADTPLIVFPETHLMGFPTADTVAQIAEPVDGPTVSTVLAAARQRNIGVVIGMAENDNGRFYNTTLLITPEGIALKYRKTHLWASDRGVFEAGDRYATCEWNGVRVGLLICYDIEFPESARALAQLGAELLIVTNGNMDPYAPTHRTAITARAQENQAFALMVNRVEAGDDGLMFAGGSALVDPLGTLLFEAGREEGTFSVELDFAQLEIARKDYRYLDDQRLKLPGEVVEHACGLRELLIPVR encoded by the coding sequence ATGAAAGTCGAACTCGCCCAACTGGCGGGCCGTGACCAAGACACGGCGTACAACCTCGAACGTGCCCTCGCGGCGATCGCCGCGTGCGCCGCTGACACGCCACTGATCGTGTTCCCGGAAACCCACCTGATGGGCTTCCCGACCGCCGACACTGTGGCGCAGATCGCCGAGCCGGTGGACGGCCCGACCGTCAGCACTGTGCTGGCCGCCGCCCGCCAGCGCAACATCGGCGTGGTGATCGGCATGGCCGAGAACGACAACGGTCGTTTCTACAACACCACGCTGCTGATCACCCCCGAAGGCATCGCCCTGAAATACCGCAAGACCCACCTCTGGGCCTCGGATCGCGGCGTGTTCGAGGCGGGCGACCGCTATGCCACCTGCGAGTGGAATGGCGTGCGCGTGGGCTTGTTGATCTGCTACGACATCGAATTCCCCGAGTCCGCCCGTGCGTTGGCGCAACTGGGCGCCGAGTTGCTGATCGTGACCAACGGCAACATGGACCCGTACGCGCCGACCCACCGCACCGCGATCACGGCCCGCGCCCAGGAGAATCAGGCGTTCGCGCTGATGGTCAACCGCGTCGAGGCCGGGGATGATGGCTTGATGTTCGCCGGTGGCAGTGCTCTGGTGGATCCGCTGGGGACGTTGCTGTTCGAAGCGGGGCGTGAAGAAGGGACGTTCAGCGTCGAGCTGGATTTCGCTCAACTGGAGATTGCGCGAAAGGATTATCGCTATCTGGATGATCAGCGGTTGAAGCTGCCGGGGGAGGTGGTGGAGCACGCTTGCGGTTTGCGCGAGTTGCTGATTCCGGTGCGCTGA
- a CDS encoding helix-turn-helix transcriptional regulator — MSVSFDDITWHRAVGQLIDALDKPNFWAQLVRLLDQYVPFDSWVALLFSADQHPQVFAECPGEDGSPDPLFQDYLRGLYRLDPFYIDCREQSRTGLYRLSEVAPEHFELTEYYQRYFRLNVVADEIQFNCQLEGERTLCLSLGSEKRFTGEQIALLSLIQPWVLGLLRQRLPYEINATVALAAAPAPVDWRVQLEASVQQLKGAQLTARELDVGRLMLSGCSSKEIARKLEISVETVKVHKKHMYSKLGIKSQSELFSIFLQAQNA; from the coding sequence ATGTCCGTTTCGTTTGATGACATCACCTGGCACCGCGCCGTCGGCCAACTGATCGACGCGCTCGACAAGCCCAATTTCTGGGCGCAACTGGTGCGCCTGCTCGACCAGTACGTGCCGTTCGATAGCTGGGTGGCGCTGCTGTTCAGCGCCGATCAGCACCCGCAGGTCTTCGCCGAATGCCCTGGCGAGGACGGCAGTCCCGACCCGCTGTTTCAGGATTATCTGCGCGGGTTGTACCGGCTGGATCCCTTCTACATCGACTGCCGCGAGCAGTCGCGCACCGGGTTGTACCGCCTGTCGGAGGTGGCGCCGGAGCATTTCGAGCTGACCGAGTATTACCAGCGATACTTTCGTCTGAATGTGGTCGCCGACGAAATCCAGTTCAATTGCCAGCTTGAAGGCGAACGCACGCTGTGTCTGTCGCTGGGCAGTGAAAAACGTTTCACTGGCGAACAGATTGCTTTGCTGTCTTTGATCCAGCCATGGGTACTGGGCCTGTTGCGCCAGCGCCTGCCGTACGAGATCAACGCAACCGTGGCCCTCGCAGCCGCGCCTGCACCGGTCGACTGGCGCGTGCAACTGGAAGCCTCGGTGCAACAACTCAAGGGCGCGCAACTGACTGCGCGGGAACTGGATGTCGGGCGTTTGATGCTCAGCGGTTGCTCCAGTAAAGAAATCGCCCGTAAGCTGGAAATCTCCGTAGAAACCGTGAAAGTCCATAAGAAACACATGTACAGCAAGCTGGGGATCAAATCCCAGTCGGAGCTGTTTTCGATTTTTCTTCAGGCGCAAAACGCCTGA